The Raoultibacter phocaeensis genome contains a region encoding:
- a CDS encoding MetQ/NlpA family ABC transporter substrate-binding protein: MKLRNVLKIGLAAALACGTLGLLAGCGSGDSNGSSSGDAPASEDKVIKVGASPAPHAEILEQVKAQLADQGYTLEIQEFSDYVQPNLALSNGELDANYFQHITYLEDFDAERGLDLVSAGGIHFEPLCVYPGKSASFDDLPEGAQIAVPNDATNEARALLLLQEQGVITLKDGAGLTATKNDIAENPKNVEIIEAEAAALPRTLADVDLAVINGNYAIGAGLDPSTAIASEEANSEAAEKYVNVVAVNPADKDSEKIQALVKALTSDTVKQFIDSTYDGAVIATF, from the coding sequence ATGAAATTGAGAAACGTACTTAAGATCGGACTTGCCGCTGCGCTCGCCTGCGGCACCCTCGGCCTTCTGGCCGGATGCGGATCGGGCGACTCGAACGGCTCGTCGTCGGGCGACGCTCCTGCAAGCGAGGACAAGGTCATCAAGGTCGGCGCATCGCCGGCACCCCATGCCGAGATCCTCGAACAGGTCAAGGCCCAGCTTGCCGACCAGGGCTACACGCTTGAAATCCAGGAGTTTTCCGACTACGTGCAGCCGAACCTCGCGCTTTCGAACGGCGAGCTCGACGCGAACTACTTCCAGCACATCACCTACCTTGAGGACTTCGACGCCGAGCGCGGCCTCGACCTCGTTTCCGCGGGCGGCATCCACTTCGAGCCGCTGTGCGTCTATCCCGGCAAGTCCGCAAGCTTCGACGATTTGCCTGAGGGCGCCCAGATCGCCGTCCCGAACGATGCCACCAACGAAGCCCGCGCCCTTCTCCTGCTGCAAGAGCAGGGGGTCATCACGCTCAAAGACGGCGCTGGTCTGACCGCAACGAAGAATGACATCGCTGAGAATCCCAAAAACGTCGAGATCATCGAAGCCGAAGCCGCCGCGCTTCCGCGTACGCTTGCCGACGTTGACCTGGCCGTCATCAACGGCAATTACGCCATCGGCGCGGGACTCGATCCCTCTACCGCCATCGCAAGCGAAGAGGCGAATTCCGAGGCTGCCGAGAAGTACGTCAACGTCGTCGCGGTCAATCCCGCCGACAAGGACTCCGAGAAGATCCAGGCGCTCGTGAAGGCGCTTACAAGCGATACGGTGAAGCAGTTCATCGACTCCACCTACGATGGGGCGGTTATCGCAACGTTCTAA
- the polA gene encoding DNA polymerase I: MPKKIAVIDGNSLMHRAYHAVPPTMNAPDGRPTNAVFGFVSMLLKFVELENPDAIICAFDEGRPAFRMEALEAYKAQRPPMDDDLKVQFPMIEKLLEAMAIPVVRVKGWEGDDILGTIAARDEALGYETLLVTGDKDAYQLASELTRIVTTKKGITDVAMYGPREVVERYGIEPSQVPDYLGLKGDPSDNIPGVPGIGEKTASKILQQYGSLEDVYANLDKFRGKQLENLSNNKDAAFSSRRVATIVCDLDFPLDLEAVAFPAFDEAKVTEAFGSLRFNAHLKKVLSLASGTSRSQADLACEPIVKGQAANQLLEEAIARGERLGIAFQESDQASLFDAGLILAVNASDGTALFEQDDALGALARIVCEGAFAALDVKKAIQYVYPADTSLKSLVADRDLLAMDAFDLGLAAYVMNSSVSEYTYNALLDGFCGGVMPEAESDERAAVLNAAAARTLIEPLTSALVEDGGWEACSEIDFPLVAVLAIVERTGAEIDVERLKALGEGTQADLDELSAQIYQTAGEEFNIDSPKQLAHILFEVIGLTPTKKTQRGYSTNAAVLKELAKVHELPELIIRYRELAKIKSTYIDALPRMRGGDGRLHTSFNQTVTTTGRLSSSDPNLQNIPVRTEFGRHIRECFIPLKPDHKFLSADYSQIELRLLAHLSGDEGLIEAFCSGEDFHARTASRVFDIPVDQVTPELRSRAKAVNFGIVYGQQAYGLAQSLDIPYGEAKEMIDRYFEAYPRVRTYLDETIEQATASGCAVTMFGRKRHIPELTVGNQVQRGFGERTAMNHPMQGSAADIIKLAMSRVERRLAEEGFEAKLLLQVHDELDFSVPVCEIEPLSEIVRDIMENAAELKVPLDVDISYGDNWAEAH, from the coding sequence ATGCCAAAAAAGATAGCCGTTATCGACGGCAATTCGCTGATGCACCGTGCCTACCATGCAGTACCGCCTACCATGAACGCTCCCGACGGCAGGCCCACCAACGCCGTGTTCGGGTTCGTGTCCATGCTCTTGAAATTCGTCGAGCTGGAGAATCCCGATGCCATCATCTGCGCGTTCGACGAGGGTCGCCCTGCGTTTCGCATGGAGGCGCTTGAAGCGTACAAAGCCCAACGGCCTCCCATGGACGACGATCTCAAGGTTCAGTTTCCTATGATCGAGAAGCTGCTCGAAGCGATGGCGATTCCAGTCGTACGTGTCAAAGGCTGGGAAGGCGATGACATTTTAGGGACGATCGCCGCTCGGGACGAAGCGCTCGGCTACGAGACGCTGCTCGTAACGGGCGACAAGGATGCCTACCAGCTCGCATCCGAGCTTACACGCATCGTCACCACGAAAAAGGGGATCACCGATGTGGCGATGTACGGGCCTCGCGAGGTGGTGGAACGCTACGGCATCGAGCCTTCGCAGGTACCCGATTACCTCGGTCTGAAAGGCGACCCGTCCGACAACATCCCCGGCGTCCCCGGCATCGGGGAGAAAACCGCCTCCAAGATTCTCCAGCAGTACGGATCACTCGAAGACGTATATGCGAACCTCGATAAGTTCCGCGGCAAGCAGCTCGAGAACCTCAGCAACAACAAGGATGCAGCGTTTTCGAGCCGTCGCGTTGCGACCATCGTGTGCGATCTCGATTTTCCCCTCGATCTCGAAGCCGTTGCCTTCCCGGCTTTTGATGAAGCGAAGGTGACCGAAGCGTTCGGTTCGCTTCGGTTCAACGCCCATCTCAAGAAGGTGCTTTCGCTTGCAAGCGGAACGAGCAGAAGCCAAGCCGATCTCGCCTGCGAGCCGATTGTAAAGGGCCAAGCCGCAAATCAGCTTCTCGAAGAGGCGATCGCGAGGGGGGAGCGCCTTGGCATCGCGTTTCAGGAAAGCGACCAAGCATCGCTGTTCGATGCGGGGCTGATTCTTGCGGTGAACGCCTCGGATGGAACGGCCCTGTTCGAACAAGACGATGCGCTCGGCGCCCTTGCTCGCATCGTGTGCGAAGGAGCATTCGCGGCGCTCGATGTAAAGAAGGCCATCCAGTACGTGTATCCTGCAGACACATCGCTCAAATCGCTGGTGGCGGATCGGGACCTTTTGGCCATGGATGCGTTCGATCTGGGGCTTGCGGCATACGTGATGAACTCGTCGGTGAGCGAGTACACCTACAACGCGCTGCTCGATGGCTTCTGCGGCGGCGTGATGCCCGAGGCAGAGAGCGACGAGCGTGCAGCCGTTCTGAACGCCGCCGCCGCGCGCACGCTCATCGAGCCATTGACTTCGGCGCTCGTCGAGGACGGGGGTTGGGAAGCGTGCAGCGAGATCGACTTCCCGCTTGTGGCCGTGCTTGCCATCGTCGAGAGGACGGGGGCGGAGATCGACGTTGAGCGCCTCAAGGCCCTCGGCGAAGGCACGCAAGCCGATCTCGACGAGCTTTCCGCCCAGATATACCAGACGGCGGGCGAGGAATTCAATATCGATTCCCCGAAGCAGCTTGCCCATATCCTGTTCGAGGTGATCGGGCTTACGCCGACCAAGAAAACGCAGCGCGGATACTCCACCAACGCAGCGGTCCTCAAAGAGCTCGCCAAGGTGCACGAGCTTCCCGAGCTCATCATCCGTTACCGCGAGCTCGCGAAGATAAAATCTACCTACATCGACGCTTTGCCCCGCATGCGCGGAGGCGACGGGCGGCTCCACACCTCGTTCAACCAGACGGTCACGACCACAGGCAGGCTCTCGTCTTCCGATCCTAATCTACAGAACATTCCGGTCCGTACCGAGTTCGGCAGGCATATCCGCGAATGCTTCATCCCGCTCAAACCCGACCACAAGTTCCTCTCAGCCGACTATTCGCAGATCGAACTCAGGCTCTTAGCCCACCTTTCGGGCGACGAAGGGCTCATCGAAGCGTTCTGCTCGGGCGAGGATTTTCATGCGCGTACCGCTTCGCGCGTGTTCGACATCCCCGTCGACCAGGTCACGCCCGAGCTTCGCAGCCGGGCGAAGGCCGTTAACTTCGGCATCGTCTACGGGCAGCAGGCCTACGGGCTCGCCCAGAGCCTCGACATACCTTACGGCGAGGCCAAGGAGATGATCGACCGGTACTTCGAAGCGTATCCGCGGGTGCGAACCTATCTTGACGAAACGATCGAGCAGGCCACGGCATCGGGTTGCGCGGTCACCATGTTCGGGCGCAAGCGCCATATCCCCGAGCTCACGGTGGGCAATCAGGTGCAGCGCGGTTTCGGAGAACGCACCGCCATGAACCATCCCATGCAGGGATCGGCGGCCGACATCATCAAGCTTGCGATGTCGCGCGTCGAAAGGCGTCTTGCCGAAGAGGGATTCGAGGCGAAGCTTCTGCTGCAGGTGCACGACGAGCTGGACTTCTCGGTGCCGGTATGCGAGATCGAGCCGCTTTCCGAGATCGTGCGCGATATCATGGAAAACGCCGCCGAACTCAAGGTGCCGCTCGACGTGGACATATCCTACGGAGATAACTGGGCCGAAGCGCACTAG
- the obgE gene encoding GTPase ObgE produces MFIDKVRIFVKGGNGGAGCMSFRREAHVPKGGPDGGDGGHGGNVVIEADAGVSSLIDYRFKHHFKATRGTHGKGSKMHGANGEDLVLKVPVGTVVREYSEETRETGEMIADLTHDGERVIVAKGGVGGRGNIHFVTPTRRAPAFAELGEPSQEGWIELEMKLMADAALVGMPSAGKSSLIAKLSAAKPKIADYPFTTLVPNLGVAKSGDYSFVVADVPGLIEGAHEGKGLGHEFLRHIERTALIVHVVDLTGDYEMRDPLEDYRIINEELALYADELAQRPRIVVANKIDVAGTEEAADKLAAQVRADSIEAAGGDEYAPSPIDPKLYRISALTGAGVGELKAAVAAKVHELREAARDELAGEVQYDHIWEHKREERDKRFEVVKLSDNIFRVQGPLIERMVVQTDWENDEAIAFLQHRIKRAGVERALERAGAVDGDEIRIVGRSFEFESANTAEDMYKDLDI; encoded by the coding sequence ATGTTCATCGATAAAGTCAGAATCTTCGTAAAAGGCGGCAACGGCGGTGCCGGGTGCATGTCGTTTCGCCGCGAGGCGCACGTTCCCAAAGGCGGCCCCGACGGCGGCGACGGCGGGCACGGCGGCAACGTGGTCATCGAGGCCGATGCGGGCGTCTCGTCGCTTATCGACTACCGTTTCAAACACCACTTCAAGGCAACGCGCGGCACGCACGGCAAGGGATCGAAGATGCACGGTGCCAACGGCGAGGACCTTGTGCTCAAGGTGCCGGTTGGCACGGTCGTGCGCGAGTACAGCGAAGAAACCCGCGAAACCGGCGAGATGATCGCCGATCTGACGCATGACGGCGAACGCGTCATCGTCGCGAAAGGCGGCGTCGGGGGGCGCGGCAACATTCACTTCGTCACACCGACGCGAAGGGCGCCTGCCTTCGCCGAGCTCGGCGAACCTTCTCAGGAGGGCTGGATCGAGCTCGAGATGAAGCTCATGGCCGATGCGGCGCTTGTGGGCATGCCCTCTGCGGGTAAATCGTCGCTCATCGCCAAGCTGAGCGCCGCTAAACCTAAGATCGCCGATTATCCGTTTACTACGCTCGTTCCGAACCTCGGCGTCGCGAAAAGCGGCGATTACAGTTTCGTGGTGGCCGACGTTCCCGGTCTCATCGAGGGTGCGCATGAGGGCAAAGGGCTCGGGCATGAGTTTCTCCGCCATATCGAGCGCACGGCGCTCATCGTGCATGTGGTCGATCTTACGGGCGATTACGAGATGCGCGATCCGCTCGAAGACTACCGCATCATCAACGAGGAGCTGGCGCTTTACGCCGACGAGCTTGCGCAGCGCCCCCGTATCGTCGTGGCGAACAAAATCGACGTCGCAGGAACCGAAGAGGCGGCAGACAAGCTTGCCGCACAGGTACGGGCCGATTCGATCGAGGCTGCCGGAGGAGACGAGTACGCGCCGAGTCCGATCGATCCGAAGCTGTACCGCATCAGCGCGCTCACGGGCGCGGGCGTCGGCGAGCTCAAGGCTGCCGTTGCGGCGAAGGTGCACGAACTGCGCGAGGCGGCCCGCGATGAGCTGGCGGGCGAGGTGCAGTACGATCATATCTGGGAGCACAAACGCGAGGAGCGCGACAAGCGCTTCGAGGTGGTAAAGCTCTCCGATAACATCTTCCGCGTCCAGGGTCCCCTCATCGAGCGCATGGTCGTGCAGACCGATTGGGAAAACGACGAGGCGATCGCGTTTTTGCAGCACCGCATCAAGCGGGCAGGCGTTGAGCGCGCACTTGAACGTGCGGGGGCTGTCGACGGGGACGAGATACGCATCGTCGGGCGCTCCTTCGAGTTCGAATCGGCGAACACGGCGGAAGACATGTACAAGGATCTCGATATCTAA
- a CDS encoding winged helix family transcriptional regulator — MQSKQVIFVADSLDNAHKFQAVLSALDVDVAAGSSVQFKRLLEQHPSCDLVVYEARGDAMQNISRVEAALLEDGCGALLVIVNDDQLAEFRLPVQVKSDFVVHGSSADECSARIRQLLWPGNESSTSDYIAVDAMTINLATYQVKIAGEPLDLTYLEYALLAFLVTHPGRTYSRDALLRRVWGFDYYGGSRTVDVHVRRVRAKLGPELAQRLETVRGVGYLWSM, encoded by the coding sequence ATGCAGAGTAAACAGGTCATATTCGTGGCAGACAGCCTCGATAACGCGCACAAGTTCCAAGCGGTGCTCTCAGCGCTTGACGTGGATGTTGCCGCGGGGTCTTCCGTTCAATTCAAGCGGTTGCTCGAACAGCATCCGAGCTGCGATCTCGTCGTATACGAGGCGCGTGGCGACGCGATGCAGAACATATCCAGAGTCGAGGCGGCGCTGCTCGAAGATGGGTGCGGCGCACTGCTCGTCATCGTCAACGACGATCAGCTTGCCGAATTTCGTCTTCCCGTTCAAGTGAAGAGCGATTTCGTCGTCCACGGCTCGAGTGCCGACGAATGCTCGGCGCGCATCCGCCAGCTTCTGTGGCCGGGAAACGAAAGCTCCACGTCCGATTACATCGCCGTCGATGCTATGACCATTAACCTTGCGACGTATCAGGTGAAGATCGCAGGCGAACCGCTCGATCTCACGTATCTCGAGTACGCGCTTCTGGCCTTCCTTGTCACCCATCCGGGACGCACCTATTCGCGCGATGCGCTTTTGCGGCGGGTGTGGGGGTTCGATTACTACGGGGGTTCACGTACGGTCGACGTGCACGTGCGCCGCGTGAGGGCTAAGCTCGGCCCCGAGTTGGCGCAGCGCCTCGAAACGGTGCGCGGCGTGGGATACCTCTGGTCCATGTAG
- the rplU gene encoding 50S ribosomal protein L21, whose amino-acid sequence MYAIVKTGGKQYKVAPGDVLEVEKLEVEPGKKVELEAICIVDGEKVEADPAKAAKTKVEAVVLEQFKGEKQLVFKFKKRKNYKKMRGHRQNLTRIQIAAVGSAKADVKADKPAAKKADAKPAAKADAAEKKPAAKAAAEKKPAAAEDKKPAAKKTAAKKDDAEAKPAAEKKPAAKKSEAASEDAE is encoded by the coding sequence ATGTACGCTATTGTGAAAACCGGTGGAAAGCAATATAAAGTTGCTCCCGGAGACGTTCTGGAAGTTGAGAAACTCGAAGTCGAGCCGGGCAAAAAGGTCGAACTCGAGGCAATCTGCATCGTCGACGGCGAAAAGGTCGAGGCCGATCCGGCCAAGGCTGCAAAAACCAAGGTCGAGGCTGTGGTGCTCGAGCAGTTCAAGGGCGAGAAGCAGCTCGTGTTCAAGTTCAAGAAGCGCAAGAACTACAAGAAGATGCGCGGCCATCGCCAGAACCTGACCCGTATCCAGATTGCGGCTGTAGGATCTGCTAAGGCGGATGTCAAGGCCGATAAGCCGGCTGCGAAGAAGGCCGATGCGAAACCGGCTGCCAAAGCGGATGCTGCCGAGAAGAAGCCTGCGGCTAAAGCTGCTGCCGAGAAGAAGCCTGCGGCTGCCGAAGACAAGAAACCTGCGGCTAAGAAGACCGCTGCCAAGAAGGACGACGCGGAGGCAAAGCCCGCCGCCGAGAAGAAGCCGGCAGCGAAGAAGTCCGAAGCTGCATCCGAAGACGCTGAATAA
- a CDS encoding ArnT family glycosyltransferase, translating into MGVLGNLGTAVSDWKNPFLNARVRYSALAVIIVLGAIARITMCFIGFPFELHADEMNVVEPAVDMIARDSYLTYVYFHPDHMQIKLCALLFNAYSFIRYGVDAATVGVIPAFYVIARLITALCGIAMIPLAHGLLERIKQGAGVFGAFAVAFFPAYITHSGYASPDVPLSLIVLVLIYLGVRYIENGRLGLVIALGVATAIGMTTKYPAAICCFYVAGIIAFEGFRTRGAKAVALRVLLVAAVAFVCLFAISPNLVTDLGSVLASLKNESRPNHLGADGLGFFGNLQFYATGFFSIPDATYNDTPYTNFETFIPLVIGVFCLARTKARLLLPFALCLMFWVVLSVFSLHWLRWALPMYVGPLVLAGLGLYAMVGASSVFLARDRGAFGDSKGGGFRAARVAVAGATAALAAVIALNALVSSAVLVKTAVVPQTRIEALAFCEEHNIAYENSAYDGYSPLNLRLAGHAKNAFTDATSLIPLDDGRDIEYVIISSYMYERYDPGNPEHAEALAFYDTVRNECELVHEWKATKIEQTPLGILNIAAKVGYLALPADECLAGPDNAIYRLPDQDSA; encoded by the coding sequence ATGGGCGTACTGGGTAATCTCGGCACAGCCGTTTCGGACTGGAAAAACCCGTTTCTCAACGCTCGTGTACGGTATTCGGCGCTTGCGGTCATCATCGTACTCGGAGCTATTGCACGCATCACAATGTGCTTCATCGGGTTTCCGTTCGAATTGCATGCCGACGAGATGAACGTGGTCGAGCCTGCCGTCGACATGATTGCGCGCGATTCGTACCTTACGTACGTGTACTTTCATCCCGATCATATGCAGATCAAACTCTGCGCACTGCTGTTTAACGCGTACTCGTTTATCCGATACGGTGTGGACGCGGCTACCGTGGGCGTCATTCCTGCCTTTTACGTCATCGCGCGCTTGATCACGGCCCTCTGCGGAATCGCAATGATCCCACTTGCCCACGGTTTGCTTGAGCGAATCAAGCAGGGAGCCGGCGTGTTCGGTGCTTTTGCGGTTGCTTTTTTCCCCGCCTACATCACGCATTCGGGATATGCGTCTCCCGATGTGCCGCTGTCGCTCATCGTACTTGTGCTCATCTACCTCGGGGTACGCTATATCGAGAACGGGAGACTCGGATTGGTGATCGCCCTGGGCGTTGCGACGGCCATCGGCATGACGACCAAGTACCCTGCCGCCATCTGCTGTTTCTACGTAGCGGGCATTATCGCGTTCGAAGGCTTTCGCACCCGCGGCGCAAAAGCCGTGGCGCTGCGCGTTCTGCTCGTGGCTGCGGTTGCGTTTGTGTGCCTGTTTGCCATATCGCCCAACCTGGTAACCGACCTAGGCTCGGTACTCGCCTCGTTGAAAAACGAGTCTCGCCCGAACCATCTGGGTGCGGACGGTCTTGGTTTCTTCGGCAATCTGCAGTTTTATGCGACGGGCTTTTTCTCCATTCCCGATGCGACGTACAACGATACTCCCTATACGAACTTCGAAACTTTTATTCCCTTGGTGATCGGCGTCTTCTGTCTTGCTCGAACCAAGGCGCGTCTTCTGCTTCCGTTTGCCCTGTGTCTGATGTTCTGGGTTGTGCTGAGCGTATTCAGCCTCCATTGGCTCAGGTGGGCGTTGCCCATGTACGTAGGGCCGCTCGTTTTAGCGGGACTGGGCCTCTATGCCATGGTCGGCGCATCATCTGTTTTTCTCGCTCGTGACCGAGGCGCGTTCGGCGATTCGAAGGGCGGGGGCTTTCGTGCGGCACGCGTTGCCGTGGCTGGTGCAACTGCAGCCCTTGCGGCTGTAATCGCTTTAAATGCGCTGGTAAGTTCTGCGGTATTGGTCAAAACAGCCGTGGTGCCCCAGACGAGAATCGAAGCCCTCGCTTTTTGCGAAGAGCATAACATCGCGTACGAAAACAGCGCGTACGACGGCTATAGCCCGCTCAACTTACGGCTTGCGGGACATGCGAAAAACGCGTTCACCGATGCGACCTCGCTTATCCCCCTTGATGACGGCAGGGATATCGAGTACGTCATCATCAGCAGCTACATGTACGAGCGCTATGATCCTGGCAATCCCGAGCATGCGGAAGCGCTCGCGTTCTACGACACCGTGAGAAACGAGTGCGAACTTGTGCACGAGTGGAAAGCGACGAAGATCGAACAGACGCCGCTCGGCATCCTCAACATCGCCGCGAAGGTTGGCTACCTTGCACTGCCGGCAGATGAGTGCCTGGCGGGGCCCGATAACGCGATCTACCGACTGCCCGACCAAGATTCTGCCTAA
- the rpmA gene encoding 50S ribosomal protein L27, giving the protein MAHKKGLGSTRNGRDSHAQRLGVKKFGGESVITGNIIVRQRGTHFHPGDNVGRGKDDTLFALCDGTVEFTKGNRRKVHVRPSA; this is encoded by the coding sequence ATGGCACACAAGAAAGGTCTTGGATCTACCCGCAACGGTCGCGATTCGCATGCACAGCGACTCGGCGTCAAGAAGTTTGGCGGCGAGAGCGTGATCACCGGCAACATCATCGTTCGCCAGCGCGGTACCCATTTCCACCCTGGCGACAACGTCGGCCGTGGCAAAGACGATACCCTGTTCGCTTTGTGCGACGGTACGGTCGAGTTCACCAAGGGCAATCGCCGCAAGGTGCACGTCCGTCCCAGCGCGTAA
- a CDS encoding glutamine synthetase family protein — protein MTTNPDQDFVLKTIKSRDVHFVRFWFTDVLGTMKSFAVIPSELENAFIEGMGFDGSCVEGFCRTQESDMLAYPDASTFQVLPWRPDSNAVARMFCSIKTPAGEPFEGDSRAVLKRVVDKAAQMGYVYNVGPELEYYYFKDAEGTEVLDRGGYFDLTCLDSASDLRRDTVLTLEKMGIPVEYSHHENGPSQHEIDLRYSDALSMADAVMTYKLVVKEIAMKHGVHASFMPKPLADEAGSGMHVHQSLFDMDGNNAFFDIADPEGYNLSKVAKHYIAGLLKYAPEFCAITNQYVNSYKRLVDGGEAPLYVSWAQRNRSTLVRIPGYKPGKESACRIELRSPDPAANPYLAFAVMLAAGLRGIEDELELDPPTEDRDLFRLSRQELRKLGIATLPDSLGEAIELFAESELMRDVLGEHIHGYLVEAKRAEWNSYQRNVTRWELDRYLAAL, from the coding sequence ATGACGACAAACCCCGATCAGGACTTCGTGCTCAAAACCATCAAGAGCCGCGACGTTCACTTCGTCCGATTCTGGTTCACCGACGTGCTCGGCACCATGAAATCGTTCGCAGTCATCCCGAGCGAACTCGAAAACGCGTTTATCGAGGGCATGGGTTTCGACGGAAGCTGCGTCGAGGGCTTCTGTCGCACGCAGGAATCGGATATGCTCGCCTATCCGGACGCGTCGACGTTCCAGGTGCTGCCGTGGCGCCCCGACTCCAATGCCGTCGCGCGCATGTTCTGCTCGATCAAGACACCTGCAGGCGAGCCGTTCGAGGGCGATTCGCGTGCGGTGCTCAAGCGCGTCGTCGATAAGGCTGCGCAGATGGGCTACGTCTACAACGTCGGACCCGAGCTCGAGTACTACTACTTCAAGGATGCCGAGGGGACCGAAGTGCTTGATCGTGGCGGGTATTTTGACCTCACCTGCCTCGATTCGGCAAGCGATCTTCGGCGCGATACCGTGCTCACGCTCGAGAAGATGGGTATTCCCGTGGAGTACTCGCACCATGAGAACGGCCCTTCGCAGCATGAGATCGACCTGCGCTATTCCGATGCGCTCTCCATGGCCGACGCGGTCATGACCTACAAGCTCGTGGTGAAGGAAATCGCCATGAAGCACGGCGTACACGCATCGTTCATGCCCAAACCTCTCGCCGACGAAGCGGGAAGCGGCATGCACGTGCACCAGAGCCTCTTCGATATGGACGGCAACAACGCGTTTTTCGACATTGCCGATCCCGAGGGCTACAACCTGTCGAAGGTCGCCAAGCACTACATCGCGGGCCTTCTGAAATACGCCCCTGAATTCTGCGCCATCACGAACCAGTACGTGAACTCCTATAAACGCCTCGTCGACGGGGGGGAGGCACCTCTGTACGTCTCGTGGGCGCAGCGCAACCGCTCCACCCTCGTACGCATTCCCGGCTACAAGCCTGGGAAGGAAAGCGCATGCCGCATCGAGCTACGAAGCCCCGATCCGGCCGCCAATCCCTATCTTGCGTTCGCGGTCATGCTTGCGGCGGGTCTCAGGGGGATCGAAGACGAGCTTGAACTCGATCCTCCCACCGAGGATCGAGACCTGTTCAGGCTGTCGCGCCAAGAGCTTCGAAAGCTCGGTATCGCAACGCTGCCCGATAGCCTCGGCGAAGCGATCGAGCTGTTCGCTGAATCAGAGCTGATGCGCGACGTGCTCGGCGAGCACATTCACGGCTATCTTGTGGAGGCGAAACGTGCGGAATGGAACAGCTACCAGCGAAACGTGACCCGATGGGAACTCGATCGCTATCTGGCCGCGTTGTAG
- a CDS encoding glycosyltransferase family 2 protein produces the protein MDTVQPVSGNRNDELAHEAPSLCIVVPCYNEEEVLGETASRLKALVFDLSARGQVRACRILFVDDGSIDETWRIVCELHERDPLFTGLKLSRNRGHQNALLAGLMYAKDRFDAVISLDADLQDDIDIIPDMLAGYRGGSDIVYAVRESRETDSFAKRTFSQLYYKVMEKLGSDVLYNHADYRLMSKRALSALSEFDEVNLFLRGLVRLVGYPSSVVYYKRAERFAGTSKYPLGKMLSFAFEGISSFSTKPLKFVTLLGGGVSALSLVLFVYFIVQYALGNTVAGWPSLIVSVWFLGGLMLLSLGIVGQYVGKIYLEVKHRPRYIVEDVAE, from the coding sequence ATGGATACTGTTCAGCCTGTTTCAGGGAACCGCAACGACGAGCTAGCTCACGAGGCACCGAGCCTCTGCATTGTCGTGCCGTGCTACAACGAAGAAGAGGTGCTCGGCGAGACGGCTTCGCGCCTGAAGGCTCTTGTCTTTGATCTCAGCGCGAGGGGTCAGGTGCGCGCATGCCGTATTCTGTTCGTCGACGACGGATCGATCGATGAGACATGGCGCATCGTCTGTGAACTTCACGAGAGAGATCCCCTATTCACGGGGCTTAAACTTAGCCGCAACCGCGGACACCAAAACGCACTTCTGGCGGGGCTCATGTATGCGAAGGATCGCTTCGATGCGGTGATCTCGCTCGACGCCGATCTGCAAGACGACATCGACATCATTCCCGACATGCTCGCGGGGTACCGAGGCGGAAGCGATATCGTGTATGCGGTACGAGAATCGCGCGAGACGGATTCTTTCGCAAAACGAACGTTCTCCCAACTGTATTACAAGGTCATGGAAAAGCTCGGTTCGGACGTGTTGTACAACCATGCCGATTACCGCCTCATGAGCAAACGTGCGCTGTCGGCGCTGTCCGAATTCGACGAAGTCAATCTGTTCTTGCGGGGACTTGTGCGGCTCGTCGGTTATCCGAGCAGCGTCGTGTACTACAAACGGGCGGAGCGGTTTGCGGGCACGAGCAAATACCCGCTTGGGAAAATGCTGTCGTTCGCGTTCGAGGGTATCTCGTCCTTCAGCACGAAGCCCCTCAAGTTCGTGACGCTGCTGGGGGGGGGTGTGTCTGCGCTCTCCCTTGTCCTGTTCGTATACTTCATTGTGCAGTATGCGTTGGGAAACACCGTCGCTGGATGGCCGAGCCTTATCGTGTCGGTGTGGTTTTTGGGCGGCCTCATGCTGCTTTCTTTGGGGATCGTCGGCCAGTATGTCGGTAAGATCTACCTTGAGGTAAAGCATCGGCCCCGCTATATCGTCGAGGATGTAGCGGAGTAG